One window of Parus major isolate Abel chromosome 12, Parus_major1.1, whole genome shotgun sequence genomic DNA carries:
- the IRAK2 gene encoding interleukin-1 receptor-associated kinase-like 2 isoform X1: MALQQPPLALRAGSAPALYIHSMPAWVLEDFCQKMDCLSDYDWMRFASYVITDQTELRKIKCMEKTGISITRELMWWWGVRLATVQQLLDLLQGLQLYRAAQVILDWTSASNLTSSEKEPEPPKQIISVPPTEGKRREKENAMSLVPSPDSSQLGAVPAGISGAVSEGILYSLPAPPPPPRDLLNSLQSNPPVLSSVKPCSSCTPQQETMADLPSGSLLWTQREIANATNSFSDKNRICEGTFADVYKGQRNNMVFVIKRLKELECTSPNSTQRFFHTEVQICFRCCHINILQLLGFSVETGLHCLIYPYLPNGSLQNKLQLHEDSSPLTWEMRISISIGVVRAVEYLHNFGILHGNIKSSNVLLDENFTPKLGHSGLRLHSSDKKSEYATMKTKVLQASLTYLPEDFVRHGQLTEKVDIFSCGVVLAEILTGIKALDEDRYPMYLKDMIADEIQTAKESSHSKVKNLEKLAAKEICCKYLDRKAGHLLEEVAVDFASAICLCLRKKNSNIAEVLEIMEMAENKLKEHYICGSSTSGFSMNTPEETDDETASLSMDVPSAAGNKEESTQGAILTSGSPCTPSVGAVAPDTCATYMSRVPCESDESSSFIWNPPEKPTEDLPSHSCTNSENRAACGDRIKQGKPAHGLQERSVACARGDGILETAAAAQGTCPQGNTGLDVSPSCAPQALARETSWKIQINDQKKKLMENILLYEEDKLNSSELFES, translated from the exons ATGGCCCTGCAGCAGCCGCCCCTCGCCCTCAGAGCGGGCTCGGCCCCGGCGCTGTACATCCACAGCATGCCCGCCTGGGTGCTGGAGGACTTCTGCCAGAAGATGGACTGCTTGAGCGACTACGACTGGATGCGATTCG CCTCCTATGTGATCACTGATCAAACAGAGCTACGGAAAATCAAGTGCATGGAGAAGACCGGGATCAGCATCACAAGGGAGCTCATGTGGTGGTGGGGAGTGAGGCTGGCAacagtgcagcagctcctggaccTGCTGCAAGGGCTGCAGCTCTACCGAGCGGCTCAGGTCATCCTGGACT GGACATCGGCGTCTAACCTCACCAGCTCTGAGAAAGAGCCAGAGCCACCCAAACAGATCATATCTGTACCTCCCACAGAAGgcaaaaggagagagaaggaaaatgccATGAGTTTGGTGCCATCCCCAGActcctcccagctgggagcagtcCCAGCAGGCA TTTCAGGTGCTGTTTCTGAAGGAATCTTGtattccctccctgctccaccacctcccccaAGAGACCTTTTGAATTCCCTACAGTCCAATCCTCCTGTTTTATCGAGTGTGAAG CCTTGCAGCTCTTGTACTCCTCAGCAGGAGACGATGGCTGATCTCCCTAGCGGGAGTCTCCTGTGGACCCAGAGGGAAATTGCAAATGCCACAAACAGTTTCAGTGACAAGAACAGAATCTGTGAAGGTACTTTTGCAGATGTCTACAAAGGTCAGAGGAACAACATGGTGTTTGTCATCAAAAGACTCAAAGAG ctggaatgCACAAGCCCAAATTCCACCCAGAGGTTCTTTCACACAGAAGTGCAGATTTGCTTTCG GTGTTGTCACATAAacattctgcagctgctggggttCTCGGTGGAAACTGGATTGCACTGTCTGATATATCCGTATTTGCCCAATGGCTCCCTGCAAAACAAGCTTCAGTTACAC GAAGATTCTTCTCCACTGACCTGGGAGATGCGAATTAGCATTTCTATAGGAGTTGTCAGAGCAGTGGAGTATTTGCATAATTTTGGAATTCTTCATGGGAATATCAAGAG CTCAAATGTCTTGTTGGATGAAAACTTTACACCAAAGCTTGGGCATTCTGGCCTGCGCCTGCATTCTTCTgataaaaaatcagaatatgcCACGATGAAAACCAAAGTCCTACAAGCTTCTCTTACTTACCTGCCAGAAGATTTTGTCAGACATGGGCAGTTAACAGAGAAAGTGGATATATTCAGCTGTGGTGTG GTCTTAGCAGAGATACTGACCGGGATTAAGGCACTGGATGAAGACAGATACCCGATGTACCTG AAAGATATGATTGCCGATGAAAttcaaacagcaaaagaaagctCACACTCCAAAgtaaaaaatttggaaaaactGGCTGCCAAGGAAATCTGCTGCAAATACCTAGACAGAAAAGCAGGGCACTTGCTGGAAGAGGTGGCTGTTGATTTTGCGTCAGCCATCTGCCTTTGCCTGAGAAAGAAGAATTCAAACATAGCAGAG GTACTTGAAATTATGGAAAtggcagaaaacaaattaaaagagcATTACATCTGTGGAAGCAGCACTTCTGGATTCTCCATGAACACTCCAGAAGAAACTGATGATGAGACAGCCAGTCTGAGCATGGATGTGCCTTCTGCAGCAGGGAATAAAGAGGAGAGCACCCAGGGAGCAATTCTGACCAGTGGCAGCCCCTGCACACCTTCCGTGGGAGCTGTGGCACCTGACACGTGTGCCACCTACATGTCGCGGGTCCCTTGTGAATCAGATGAGTCCAGTAGCTTCATATGGAATCCTCCAGAAAAACCCACAGAGGATTTACCTAGCCACAGCTGTACCAATTCAGAAAACAGGGCAGCCTGTGGTGACAGGATCAAGCAGGGAAAGCCTGCCCATGGACTGCAGGAGAGAAGCGTGGCGTGTGCCAGAGGCGATGGCATCCTggagacagcagctgctgcacagggcaCCTGTCCACAGGGAAACACAGGCCTGGATGTGTCACCTTCGTGTGCTCCACAAG ccttAGCCAGAGAGACATCttggaaaatacagataaatgATCAAAAAAAGAAGctcatggaaaatattttgctgtatgAAGAAGACAAGTTAAACAGTTCCGAACTTTTTGAATCATAA
- the IRAK2 gene encoding interleukin-1 receptor-associated kinase-like 2 isoform X2: protein MALQQPPLALRAGSAPALYIHSMPAWVLEDFCQKMDCLSDYDWMRFASYVITDQTELRKIKCMEKTGISITRELMWWWGVRLATVQQLLDLLQGLQLYRAAQVILDWTSASNLTSSEKEPEPPKQIISVPPTEGKRREKENAMSLVPSPDSSQLGAVPAGISGAVSEGILYSLPAPPPPPRDLLNSLQSNPPVLSSVKQETMADLPSGSLLWTQREIANATNSFSDKNRICEGTFADVYKGQRNNMVFVIKRLKELECTSPNSTQRFFHTEVQICFRCCHINILQLLGFSVETGLHCLIYPYLPNGSLQNKLQLHEDSSPLTWEMRISISIGVVRAVEYLHNFGILHGNIKSSNVLLDENFTPKLGHSGLRLHSSDKKSEYATMKTKVLQASLTYLPEDFVRHGQLTEKVDIFSCGVVLAEILTGIKALDEDRYPMYLKDMIADEIQTAKESSHSKVKNLEKLAAKEICCKYLDRKAGHLLEEVAVDFASAICLCLRKKNSNIAEVLEIMEMAENKLKEHYICGSSTSGFSMNTPEETDDETASLSMDVPSAAGNKEESTQGAILTSGSPCTPSVGAVAPDTCATYMSRVPCESDESSSFIWNPPEKPTEDLPSHSCTNSENRAACGDRIKQGKPAHGLQERSVACARGDGILETAAAAQGTCPQGNTGLDVSPSCAPQALARETSWKIQINDQKKKLMENILLYEEDKLNSSELFES from the exons ATGGCCCTGCAGCAGCCGCCCCTCGCCCTCAGAGCGGGCTCGGCCCCGGCGCTGTACATCCACAGCATGCCCGCCTGGGTGCTGGAGGACTTCTGCCAGAAGATGGACTGCTTGAGCGACTACGACTGGATGCGATTCG CCTCCTATGTGATCACTGATCAAACAGAGCTACGGAAAATCAAGTGCATGGAGAAGACCGGGATCAGCATCACAAGGGAGCTCATGTGGTGGTGGGGAGTGAGGCTGGCAacagtgcagcagctcctggaccTGCTGCAAGGGCTGCAGCTCTACCGAGCGGCTCAGGTCATCCTGGACT GGACATCGGCGTCTAACCTCACCAGCTCTGAGAAAGAGCCAGAGCCACCCAAACAGATCATATCTGTACCTCCCACAGAAGgcaaaaggagagagaaggaaaatgccATGAGTTTGGTGCCATCCCCAGActcctcccagctgggagcagtcCCAGCAGGCA TTTCAGGTGCTGTTTCTGAAGGAATCTTGtattccctccctgctccaccacctcccccaAGAGACCTTTTGAATTCCCTACAGTCCAATCCTCCTGTTTTATCGAGTGTGAAG CAGGAGACGATGGCTGATCTCCCTAGCGGGAGTCTCCTGTGGACCCAGAGGGAAATTGCAAATGCCACAAACAGTTTCAGTGACAAGAACAGAATCTGTGAAGGTACTTTTGCAGATGTCTACAAAGGTCAGAGGAACAACATGGTGTTTGTCATCAAAAGACTCAAAGAG ctggaatgCACAAGCCCAAATTCCACCCAGAGGTTCTTTCACACAGAAGTGCAGATTTGCTTTCG GTGTTGTCACATAAacattctgcagctgctggggttCTCGGTGGAAACTGGATTGCACTGTCTGATATATCCGTATTTGCCCAATGGCTCCCTGCAAAACAAGCTTCAGTTACAC GAAGATTCTTCTCCACTGACCTGGGAGATGCGAATTAGCATTTCTATAGGAGTTGTCAGAGCAGTGGAGTATTTGCATAATTTTGGAATTCTTCATGGGAATATCAAGAG CTCAAATGTCTTGTTGGATGAAAACTTTACACCAAAGCTTGGGCATTCTGGCCTGCGCCTGCATTCTTCTgataaaaaatcagaatatgcCACGATGAAAACCAAAGTCCTACAAGCTTCTCTTACTTACCTGCCAGAAGATTTTGTCAGACATGGGCAGTTAACAGAGAAAGTGGATATATTCAGCTGTGGTGTG GTCTTAGCAGAGATACTGACCGGGATTAAGGCACTGGATGAAGACAGATACCCGATGTACCTG AAAGATATGATTGCCGATGAAAttcaaacagcaaaagaaagctCACACTCCAAAgtaaaaaatttggaaaaactGGCTGCCAAGGAAATCTGCTGCAAATACCTAGACAGAAAAGCAGGGCACTTGCTGGAAGAGGTGGCTGTTGATTTTGCGTCAGCCATCTGCCTTTGCCTGAGAAAGAAGAATTCAAACATAGCAGAG GTACTTGAAATTATGGAAAtggcagaaaacaaattaaaagagcATTACATCTGTGGAAGCAGCACTTCTGGATTCTCCATGAACACTCCAGAAGAAACTGATGATGAGACAGCCAGTCTGAGCATGGATGTGCCTTCTGCAGCAGGGAATAAAGAGGAGAGCACCCAGGGAGCAATTCTGACCAGTGGCAGCCCCTGCACACCTTCCGTGGGAGCTGTGGCACCTGACACGTGTGCCACCTACATGTCGCGGGTCCCTTGTGAATCAGATGAGTCCAGTAGCTTCATATGGAATCCTCCAGAAAAACCCACAGAGGATTTACCTAGCCACAGCTGTACCAATTCAGAAAACAGGGCAGCCTGTGGTGACAGGATCAAGCAGGGAAAGCCTGCCCATGGACTGCAGGAGAGAAGCGTGGCGTGTGCCAGAGGCGATGGCATCCTggagacagcagctgctgcacagggcaCCTGTCCACAGGGAAACACAGGCCTGGATGTGTCACCTTCGTGTGCTCCACAAG ccttAGCCAGAGAGACATCttggaaaatacagataaatgATCAAAAAAAGAAGctcatggaaaatattttgctgtatgAAGAAGACAAGTTAAACAGTTCCGAACTTTTTGAATCATAA
- the IRAK2 gene encoding interleukin-1 receptor-associated kinase-like 2 isoform X3, whose amino-acid sequence MALQQPPLALRAGSAPALYIHSMPAWVLEDFCQKMDCLSDYDWMRFASYVITDQTELRKIKCMEKTGISITRELMWWWGVRLATVQQLLDLLQGLQLYRAAQVILDWTSASNLTSSEKEPEPPKQIISVPPTEGKRREKENAMSLVPSPDSSQLGAVPAGISGAVSEGILYSLPAPPPPPRDLLNSLQSNPPVLSSVKETMADLPSGSLLWTQREIANATNSFSDKNRICEGTFADVYKGQRNNMVFVIKRLKELECTSPNSTQRFFHTEVQICFRCCHINILQLLGFSVETGLHCLIYPYLPNGSLQNKLQLHEDSSPLTWEMRISISIGVVRAVEYLHNFGILHGNIKSSNVLLDENFTPKLGHSGLRLHSSDKKSEYATMKTKVLQASLTYLPEDFVRHGQLTEKVDIFSCGVVLAEILTGIKALDEDRYPMYLKDMIADEIQTAKESSHSKVKNLEKLAAKEICCKYLDRKAGHLLEEVAVDFASAICLCLRKKNSNIAEVLEIMEMAENKLKEHYICGSSTSGFSMNTPEETDDETASLSMDVPSAAGNKEESTQGAILTSGSPCTPSVGAVAPDTCATYMSRVPCESDESSSFIWNPPEKPTEDLPSHSCTNSENRAACGDRIKQGKPAHGLQERSVACARGDGILETAAAAQGTCPQGNTGLDVSPSCAPQALARETSWKIQINDQKKKLMENILLYEEDKLNSSELFES is encoded by the exons ATGGCCCTGCAGCAGCCGCCCCTCGCCCTCAGAGCGGGCTCGGCCCCGGCGCTGTACATCCACAGCATGCCCGCCTGGGTGCTGGAGGACTTCTGCCAGAAGATGGACTGCTTGAGCGACTACGACTGGATGCGATTCG CCTCCTATGTGATCACTGATCAAACAGAGCTACGGAAAATCAAGTGCATGGAGAAGACCGGGATCAGCATCACAAGGGAGCTCATGTGGTGGTGGGGAGTGAGGCTGGCAacagtgcagcagctcctggaccTGCTGCAAGGGCTGCAGCTCTACCGAGCGGCTCAGGTCATCCTGGACT GGACATCGGCGTCTAACCTCACCAGCTCTGAGAAAGAGCCAGAGCCACCCAAACAGATCATATCTGTACCTCCCACAGAAGgcaaaaggagagagaaggaaaatgccATGAGTTTGGTGCCATCCCCAGActcctcccagctgggagcagtcCCAGCAGGCA TTTCAGGTGCTGTTTCTGAAGGAATCTTGtattccctccctgctccaccacctcccccaAGAGACCTTTTGAATTCCCTACAGTCCAATCCTCCTGTTTTATCGAGTGTGAAG GAGACGATGGCTGATCTCCCTAGCGGGAGTCTCCTGTGGACCCAGAGGGAAATTGCAAATGCCACAAACAGTTTCAGTGACAAGAACAGAATCTGTGAAGGTACTTTTGCAGATGTCTACAAAGGTCAGAGGAACAACATGGTGTTTGTCATCAAAAGACTCAAAGAG ctggaatgCACAAGCCCAAATTCCACCCAGAGGTTCTTTCACACAGAAGTGCAGATTTGCTTTCG GTGTTGTCACATAAacattctgcagctgctggggttCTCGGTGGAAACTGGATTGCACTGTCTGATATATCCGTATTTGCCCAATGGCTCCCTGCAAAACAAGCTTCAGTTACAC GAAGATTCTTCTCCACTGACCTGGGAGATGCGAATTAGCATTTCTATAGGAGTTGTCAGAGCAGTGGAGTATTTGCATAATTTTGGAATTCTTCATGGGAATATCAAGAG CTCAAATGTCTTGTTGGATGAAAACTTTACACCAAAGCTTGGGCATTCTGGCCTGCGCCTGCATTCTTCTgataaaaaatcagaatatgcCACGATGAAAACCAAAGTCCTACAAGCTTCTCTTACTTACCTGCCAGAAGATTTTGTCAGACATGGGCAGTTAACAGAGAAAGTGGATATATTCAGCTGTGGTGTG GTCTTAGCAGAGATACTGACCGGGATTAAGGCACTGGATGAAGACAGATACCCGATGTACCTG AAAGATATGATTGCCGATGAAAttcaaacagcaaaagaaagctCACACTCCAAAgtaaaaaatttggaaaaactGGCTGCCAAGGAAATCTGCTGCAAATACCTAGACAGAAAAGCAGGGCACTTGCTGGAAGAGGTGGCTGTTGATTTTGCGTCAGCCATCTGCCTTTGCCTGAGAAAGAAGAATTCAAACATAGCAGAG GTACTTGAAATTATGGAAAtggcagaaaacaaattaaaagagcATTACATCTGTGGAAGCAGCACTTCTGGATTCTCCATGAACACTCCAGAAGAAACTGATGATGAGACAGCCAGTCTGAGCATGGATGTGCCTTCTGCAGCAGGGAATAAAGAGGAGAGCACCCAGGGAGCAATTCTGACCAGTGGCAGCCCCTGCACACCTTCCGTGGGAGCTGTGGCACCTGACACGTGTGCCACCTACATGTCGCGGGTCCCTTGTGAATCAGATGAGTCCAGTAGCTTCATATGGAATCCTCCAGAAAAACCCACAGAGGATTTACCTAGCCACAGCTGTACCAATTCAGAAAACAGGGCAGCCTGTGGTGACAGGATCAAGCAGGGAAAGCCTGCCCATGGACTGCAGGAGAGAAGCGTGGCGTGTGCCAGAGGCGATGGCATCCTggagacagcagctgctgcacagggcaCCTGTCCACAGGGAAACACAGGCCTGGATGTGTCACCTTCGTGTGCTCCACAAG ccttAGCCAGAGAGACATCttggaaaatacagataaatgATCAAAAAAAGAAGctcatggaaaatattttgctgtatgAAGAAGACAAGTTAAACAGTTCCGAACTTTTTGAATCATAA
- the IRAK2 gene encoding interleukin-1 receptor-associated kinase-like 2 isoform X4: MEKTGISITRELMWWWGVRLATVQQLLDLLQGLQLYRAAQVILDWTSASNLTSSEKEPEPPKQIISVPPTEGKRREKENAMSLVPSPDSSQLGAVPAGISGAVSEGILYSLPAPPPPPRDLLNSLQSNPPVLSSVKPCSSCTPQQETMADLPSGSLLWTQREIANATNSFSDKNRICEGTFADVYKGQRNNMVFVIKRLKELECTSPNSTQRFFHTEVQICFRCCHINILQLLGFSVETGLHCLIYPYLPNGSLQNKLQLHEDSSPLTWEMRISISIGVVRAVEYLHNFGILHGNIKSSNVLLDENFTPKLGHSGLRLHSSDKKSEYATMKTKVLQASLTYLPEDFVRHGQLTEKVDIFSCGVVLAEILTGIKALDEDRYPMYLKDMIADEIQTAKESSHSKVKNLEKLAAKEICCKYLDRKAGHLLEEVAVDFASAICLCLRKKNSNIAEVLEIMEMAENKLKEHYICGSSTSGFSMNTPEETDDETASLSMDVPSAAGNKEESTQGAILTSGSPCTPSVGAVAPDTCATYMSRVPCESDESSSFIWNPPEKPTEDLPSHSCTNSENRAACGDRIKQGKPAHGLQERSVACARGDGILETAAAAQGTCPQGNTGLDVSPSCAPQALARETSWKIQINDQKKKLMENILLYEEDKLNSSELFES, from the exons ATGGAGAAGACCGGGATCAGCATCACAAGGGAGCTCATGTGGTGGTGGGGAGTGAGGCTGGCAacagtgcagcagctcctggaccTGCTGCAAGGGCTGCAGCTCTACCGAGCGGCTCAGGTCATCCTGGACT GGACATCGGCGTCTAACCTCACCAGCTCTGAGAAAGAGCCAGAGCCACCCAAACAGATCATATCTGTACCTCCCACAGAAGgcaaaaggagagagaaggaaaatgccATGAGTTTGGTGCCATCCCCAGActcctcccagctgggagcagtcCCAGCAGGCA TTTCAGGTGCTGTTTCTGAAGGAATCTTGtattccctccctgctccaccacctcccccaAGAGACCTTTTGAATTCCCTACAGTCCAATCCTCCTGTTTTATCGAGTGTGAAG CCTTGCAGCTCTTGTACTCCTCAGCAGGAGACGATGGCTGATCTCCCTAGCGGGAGTCTCCTGTGGACCCAGAGGGAAATTGCAAATGCCACAAACAGTTTCAGTGACAAGAACAGAATCTGTGAAGGTACTTTTGCAGATGTCTACAAAGGTCAGAGGAACAACATGGTGTTTGTCATCAAAAGACTCAAAGAG ctggaatgCACAAGCCCAAATTCCACCCAGAGGTTCTTTCACACAGAAGTGCAGATTTGCTTTCG GTGTTGTCACATAAacattctgcagctgctggggttCTCGGTGGAAACTGGATTGCACTGTCTGATATATCCGTATTTGCCCAATGGCTCCCTGCAAAACAAGCTTCAGTTACAC GAAGATTCTTCTCCACTGACCTGGGAGATGCGAATTAGCATTTCTATAGGAGTTGTCAGAGCAGTGGAGTATTTGCATAATTTTGGAATTCTTCATGGGAATATCAAGAG CTCAAATGTCTTGTTGGATGAAAACTTTACACCAAAGCTTGGGCATTCTGGCCTGCGCCTGCATTCTTCTgataaaaaatcagaatatgcCACGATGAAAACCAAAGTCCTACAAGCTTCTCTTACTTACCTGCCAGAAGATTTTGTCAGACATGGGCAGTTAACAGAGAAAGTGGATATATTCAGCTGTGGTGTG GTCTTAGCAGAGATACTGACCGGGATTAAGGCACTGGATGAAGACAGATACCCGATGTACCTG AAAGATATGATTGCCGATGAAAttcaaacagcaaaagaaagctCACACTCCAAAgtaaaaaatttggaaaaactGGCTGCCAAGGAAATCTGCTGCAAATACCTAGACAGAAAAGCAGGGCACTTGCTGGAAGAGGTGGCTGTTGATTTTGCGTCAGCCATCTGCCTTTGCCTGAGAAAGAAGAATTCAAACATAGCAGAG GTACTTGAAATTATGGAAAtggcagaaaacaaattaaaagagcATTACATCTGTGGAAGCAGCACTTCTGGATTCTCCATGAACACTCCAGAAGAAACTGATGATGAGACAGCCAGTCTGAGCATGGATGTGCCTTCTGCAGCAGGGAATAAAGAGGAGAGCACCCAGGGAGCAATTCTGACCAGTGGCAGCCCCTGCACACCTTCCGTGGGAGCTGTGGCACCTGACACGTGTGCCACCTACATGTCGCGGGTCCCTTGTGAATCAGATGAGTCCAGTAGCTTCATATGGAATCCTCCAGAAAAACCCACAGAGGATTTACCTAGCCACAGCTGTACCAATTCAGAAAACAGGGCAGCCTGTGGTGACAGGATCAAGCAGGGAAAGCCTGCCCATGGACTGCAGGAGAGAAGCGTGGCGTGTGCCAGAGGCGATGGCATCCTggagacagcagctgctgcacagggcaCCTGTCCACAGGGAAACACAGGCCTGGATGTGTCACCTTCGTGTGCTCCACAAG ccttAGCCAGAGAGACATCttggaaaatacagataaatgATCAAAAAAAGAAGctcatggaaaatattttgctgtatgAAGAAGACAAGTTAAACAGTTCCGAACTTTTTGAATCATAA
- the SEC13 gene encoding protein SEC13 homolog, whose protein sequence is MVSVINTVDTSHEDMIHDAQMDYYGTRLATCSSDRSVKIFDVRNGGQILIADLRGHEGPVWQVAWAHPMYGNILASCSYDRKVIIWKEENGTWEKTYEYTGHDSSVNSVCWAPHDYGLILACGSSDGAISLLSYTGDGQWEVKKISNAHTIGCNAVSWAPAVVPGSLIEQPSSQKPNYIKRFASGGCDNLVKIWKEEEGQWKEEQKLEAHSDWVRDVAWAPSIGLPTSTIASCSQDGRVFIWTCDDASGNSWSPKLLHKFNDVVWHVSWSITANILAVSGGDNKVTLWKESVDGLWACISDVNKGQGGVSAVTEGQQNEQ, encoded by the exons atg GTGTCGGTCATTAACACCGTGGACACGTCCCACGAGGACATGATC CACGATGCACAGATGGATTACTACGGCACGCGCCTGGCGACCTGCTCCTCAGACCGATCCGTGAAGATCTTCGATGTCCGCAACGGGGGGCAGATCCTCATTGCAGACCTGAGGGG GCATGAAGGTCCTGTGTGGCAGGTTGCCTGGGCTCATCCTATGTATGGGAATATCTTGGCTTCCTGTTCCTATGACAGGAAGGTTATTatctggaaggaagaaaatggcaCTTGGGAGAAGACCTATGAGTACACGGGACATGATTCTTCAG TGAATTCTGTCTGCTGGGCACCACACGACTATGGATTGATTCTGGCCTGTGGGAGCTCTGATGGGGCCATTTCCTTGTTGAGCTACACGGGTGATGGGCAGTGGGAAGTCAAAAAGATCAGCAATGCACACACG ATTGGATGTAATGCAGTTAGCTGGGCTCCTGCTGTTGTACCAGGGAGCCTTATAGAACAACCCTCCAGTCAAAAGCCGAACTACATCAAAAGATTTGCCTCTGGTGGCTGTGACAACCTGGTCAAGATCTGGAA GGAAGAAGAGGGTCAGTGGAAAGAAGAGCAGAAGCTAGAGGCTCACAGCGACTGGGTACGAGACGTGGCCTGGGCTCCATCCATAGGTTTGCCAACCAGCACCATTGCTAGCTGCTCACAG GATGGCCGAGTGTTTATCTGGACGTGTGATGATGCTTCTGGAAACTCCTGGTCACCGAAGCTGCTGCACAAGTTCAATGATGTTGTCTGGCACGTGAGCTGGTCCATCACTGCCAATATCCTTGCAGTGTCTGGAGGAGACAACAAA GTGACACTGTGGAAGGAGTCGGTGGACGGACTGTGGGCTTGTATCAGCGACGTGAACAAGGGCCAAGGTGGGGTGTCTGCTGTGACAGAAGGGCAGCAGAATGAGCAGTGA